Proteins from a genomic interval of Deltaproteobacteria bacterium:
- the xth gene encoding exodeoxyribonuclease III, whose product MKMVSWNVNGIRACEKKGLAGWLAETDAKIIGFQEVRADPTQVPESITSMRRWNQDYFPAQKAGYSGVGLLSRTEPDDLVRSMGVREFDIEGRFQCATFGKLRVVNVYVPNGTGPNRDLSRIPYKLDFSRRLFDLLAKDLRDGGRVLIFGDFNTAHEAIDLARPKDNVENSGFRPEERAEFGRWLAAGWVDTFRRFEKTGGRYTWWTQRGGARERNVGWRIDYVLATPGAMAYVKKAAIHADILGSDHCPISVTVDPKIVK is encoded by the coding sequence GTGAAAATGGTCTCGTGGAACGTGAACGGCATTCGCGCCTGCGAAAAGAAAGGGCTCGCCGGGTGGCTCGCCGAAACGGACGCGAAAATCATCGGATTTCAGGAAGTTCGCGCGGATCCAACGCAGGTGCCGGAGTCGATCACCTCGATGCGCCGGTGGAATCAGGACTATTTCCCCGCGCAAAAAGCCGGTTACAGCGGCGTCGGATTGCTGTCGCGAACCGAGCCGGACGACCTCGTCCGCTCGATGGGCGTGCGTGAATTCGACATCGAAGGGCGCTTCCAGTGCGCGACCTTCGGCAAACTGCGCGTGGTCAACGTATATGTGCCCAACGGCACGGGGCCGAACCGCGATCTGTCGCGTATTCCCTATAAGCTCGATTTCTCTCGGCGGCTCTTCGATCTGCTCGCCAAGGATCTGCGCGACGGAGGCCGCGTGCTGATCTTCGGCGACTTCAACACGGCGCACGAGGCGATCGATCTCGCCCGCCCGAAAGACAACGTGGAAAACAGCGGTTTTCGGCCCGAGGAACGCGCGGAATTCGGGCGTTGGCTCGCGGCCGGGTGGGTCGACACGTTTCGCCGCTTCGAGAAAACCGGCGGCCGCTACACCTGGTGGACGCAGCGCGGCGGCGCGCGTGAGCGCAACGTGGGGTGGCGGATCGACTATGTTCTGGCCACGCCGGGCGCGATGGCGTACGTGAAAAAAGCGGCGATTCACGCCGATATCCTCGGCTCGGACCACTGCCCGATCAGCGTGACGGTGGACCCCAAGATCGTGAAGTGA